A single genomic interval of Prionailurus viverrinus isolate Anna chromosome A2, UM_Priviv_1.0, whole genome shotgun sequence harbors:
- the LOC125153555 gene encoding LOW QUALITY PROTEIN: transmembrane protein 138-like (The sequence of the model RefSeq protein was modified relative to this genomic sequence to represent the inferred CDS: substituted 2 bases at 2 genomic stop codons) — MSPRHPKRSEESCLYSLVLSLQFLLLSCDLFVSSFSEPPXLAPVVXPFFFFYFYYPGYYNPFPHVLPHFIFQAGLANILCPNFILTALFFVLSISLHVWVRNLPHKDSNHLVWTEGLQTLFVFQRLAAGTLGDPRFSQYSSRLQEEFTQVQGPGLQKKANTEQNGDSASITTVFLMALLDMMYQVKGTALNSGEVWRNRKHP; from the exons atgtcacccaggcatcccaagagatCAGAGGAAAGCTGCTTATACAGCCTGGTGCTCTCCCTGCAGTTCCTGCTGCTATCATGTGACCTCTTTGTCAGTTCCTTCTCAGAGCCACCCTGACTGGCCCCTGTcgtttagccttttttttttttttatttttattatccagGTTATTACAATCCTTTCCCTCATGTTCTTCCACACTTCATCTTCCAGGCTGGCCTGGCCAACATTCTATGCCCTAACTTCATCCTCACAGCTCTGTTCTTTGTTCTCAGCATCTCCCTTCATGTCTGGGTCAGGAATTTACCCCACAAAGACTCCAACCACTTGGTCTGGACAGAGGGACTTCAAACATTGTTTGTATTCCAGAGACTAGCAGCAGGGACTCTGGGTGATCCTCGCTTCTCCCAGTACTCTTCAAGACTGCAGGAGGAGTTCACGCAAGTtcaagg CCCTGGCCTGCAGAAGAAAGCCAATACTGAACAAAATGGTGACAGTGCCTCTATCACCACTGTGTTCCTGATGGCTTTG CTGGACATGATGTACCAGGTAAAAGGAACTGCTCTAAATAGTGGTGAGGTGTGGAGGAACAGGAAGCATCCATAA